A stretch of Phragmites australis chromosome 12, lpPhrAust1.1, whole genome shotgun sequence DNA encodes these proteins:
- the LOC133886916 gene encoding acetylserotonin O-methyltransferase 3-like, which translates to MALVHENEEVRSHEDMVGAFALLYHHLFSFIKPMALKCVVDLGIPDAIHRRGGAATVSCIAADTGVHATRIPDLRCLMKLLTTSGLFGAATTADGEVVYTLTAASSLVVGPRGLSNIVRFVAGPVSVTPFLDMPAWLRTAPAPDAPKSPFELTHGRSRWDPANADDDTMNDAAFAESQLLIEAVLSDHGDVFRGLTSLVDVGGGHGSFAMAVATAFPNIKCTVMDLPHVVADAPIADGSVQFVAGNMFESIPPADAVLLKYVLHCWSEDDCVKILRRCKDAIPARDAGGKVIITEMVLGSGPRDRNVAETEEMHSLFLTCISGVGREEHEWKKIFSDAGFSDYKITPVMGPISVIEVYP; encoded by the exons ATGGCGCTCGTCCATGAAAACGAAGAAGTGAGGTCTCATGAGGACATGGTCGGAGCATTCGCCCTCCTCTACCACCACTTGTTCAGCTTCATCAAGCCGATGGCGCTCAAGTGCGTCGTGGATCTTGGCATCCCCGACGCCATCCACCGCCGCGGCGGTGCGGCCACCGTCTCCTGCATCGCCGCCGACACGGGGGTGCATGCGACCAGGATCCCCGACCTCCGGTGCCTGATGAAGTTGCTAACCACGTCGGGCCTATTCGGTGCCGCCACCACCGCGGACGGCGAGGTCGTGTACACGCTCACCGCGGCGTCCAGCCTCGTCGTCGGCCCGCGCGGCCTGTCCAACATCGTGCGCTTTGTGGCCGGCCCTGTCTCCGTGACCCCGTTCCTCGACATGCCCGCGTGGCTCAGGACCGCGCCTGCGCCGGACGCCCCGAAGTCGCCCTTCGAGCTGACGCACGGCCGCTCCAGGTGGGACCCCGCGAACGCGGACGACGACACGATGAACGACGCGGCCTTCGCCGAGAGCCAGCTCCTGATCGAGGCCGTTCTTAGCGACCACGGCGACGTCTTCCGCGGTCTGACCTCGCTGGtcgacgtcggcgggggccacGGCTCGTTCGCCATGGCCGTCGCGACGGCTTTCCCGAACATAAAGTGCACCGTGATGGATCTCCCCCACGTCGTCGCAGACGCTCCGATAGCTGATGGCAGCGTGCAGTTCGTCGCCGGCAACATGTTCGAGTCTATTCCACCAGCGGATGCTGTTTTACTCAAG TATGTCCTGCATTGTTGGAGCGAGGACGATTGTGTCAAGATCCTCAGGCGTTGCAAGGATGCAATCCCTGCGAGAGATGCTGGAGGGAAGGTGATAATCACGGAGATGGTACTGGGGTCCGGACCGCGTGACAGGAACGTCGCCGAGACCGAAGAGATGCATAGCTTGTTCCTCACGTGTATCAGCGGCGTGGGGCGAGAGGAGCACGAGTGGAAGAAGATCTTCTCCGATGCTGGATTCAGCGACTACAAAATTACGCCAGTGATGGGCCCTATTTCGGTTATTGAGGTCTACCCTTGA